From the Lactuca sativa cultivar Salinas chromosome 9, Lsat_Salinas_v11, whole genome shotgun sequence genome, the window AATTGAACACATGTGCGGGATCGCGAGCGAGATGATGCTGAGAATGGAAAGAGCTCAAATGCCACAATATAAAGAGAGGAGATGATGTCATGGTGGTAGGATGATGAAGGAAGATGTAGCATCCATGATAACCTCACATTTAGGCTAACAAAACAAAGGATTGAAAAGGAACGTTTAAACTCTAAACCCCCCacccaaaaaaaataataataataataataataataataataataataataataataataataataataaataaataaataaataaaataaaaataagattagATATAAATTTCGAATCTAACaaaaaaacattacttttaaAAATGGGTTAATACAAGTTTAGTTAGATTACCAAATTGGGTTTATTATTTCAAGTGATGAAGACTACAAGCACCCACACCCGGTCCACCGTTGTCTTGTTCCAAgtcccaaaaagtcaaaaactaCCCAATTTTGATTCTTCTTTTTCTAAATATAAAtcgattgaaaattttgaaaatcgaAAACAATTTGTGGCGTAGAATGGGTAAATCGTTTTTGTCTTTATTTATAACAAGAATACCAGATAAATTAATTTTATAGTTATAATAATAAGATgtatttaacatatatatatatatatatatatatatatatatatatatatatatatatatatatatatatatatatatatatatatatatatatatatatatatatatgacaagaCTATTATAATAACTGACTAATTCGCTTCTTTTTGCAAATTAAGGTTATCAGCTTGTACAATATTTTCTAGAACATCTTAAAGCTTTATTAAATTGGTAAAAACTATTATACCTTTTTCTAATAAAAAAGTAAACATTGTTGTATAACTTTTGTGTGATCATATGTTGAAATTGTGTTTTTGTAAGCATGCATTTCTAATGTGAACATCATTTAAAATACGTATTTTTCTGTAAGAAAAGTATATTATGTAACATATAATTATGCGACTAAAGTATAATTCATTAATTCCATTCTAGACAAACTTTAAATTTTATGCCAAACAGAGTATCTGGTACTTAAAGCATTAATAATAGTTATGAATTTTAAATATAACATGTAATAAAAAAAGCCTTCAAGTCTTTGTTATAATGTTTCAAAGATGAATTTAATTTTATAGAATAaactaatttttaattttaattaaaagtcaCTGTAGAAACAGTAGTTTGAGTAATGAGTCCATCATCTTGAAGACGCCATAAAAAACGCGGTCAATATCAAACCTTCCTCCTTTAAAACCCTTTTAAGACTTCTAACATTCATCCACCCCAAATTCTCTCTTCACTCTCCAATTTACAGGTTTCTTACATTTCTCCATTGTTGTTTGTGTAAGATTCCAATTGGGTTTTTCTCAAATTCCTTTAAAACCCCTAAAATTGGAACATCACTCATCACTACCCATTTCTTTGTTCATATTCACACTGATCATTCACTTTTTCGCTCTTGAACTGTTCTTCTGTCAAGATAATGGCGTCAACTGATTATCAAGGTTCATCGTCTCCATCTTTCACACGTTTTCGGCGTTCAATACTGAGTATGAAACGAGATCCAGTGATTCATGAGGCCACAAGTCAGGAACAAGAGGTTGAAGCGTTTCAAAGACATGTAACTCAGAGGTTTATCGATTTGTCTCGGGTTGATTCACATGAATTCCTTTCTCTTTCGTGGGTTTCTGATCTTCTAGATGTTTTCCTGTGTTGTCAAGAAGAATTCAAAGCCATATTATTCAACAACCAATCTTACATGAGTGATAAGTTGGTTTTGGATTATTTCGAAAGGAGCGTGAAAGGATTAGATGTTTGTAATGCAATTAGAGATGGAATTGAACAGATCCGACAATGGCAGAAACAACTGGAGATCGTTTCATGTGCTTTGGGTAATCAACGATATCTCGGAGAAGCTCAATTCCGGCGAGCTAAAAAGGCGCTAATCGAGTTAACAATCGGAATGATTGACGATAAACAATCCAACTCCGCTTTCGCTCATAGAAACAGATCCTTCGGTAAAGATCCCCCAAATCATCAAAAatccttgaagaaattcaaatcATTCTCGTGGAGTGTTTCAAGATCTTGGTCCGCTTCAAAACAACTTCAAGCAATTGGAAACAACATTGTTCCTCCCAAGACTACCGACGTCATTCCTGTAGCTGTTTACACGATGAACAATGTCCTGTTATTCGTGATGTGGACTTTGGTAGCTGCGATCCCTTGTCAAGATCGTGGACTACAATCCCATTTCAACATACCCAAGAATTTCAATTGGGGATCTCCGATTATTAGTCTGCACGAGAGAATTTTGGAGGAATCGAAGAAGAGAGGGAGGAGAAATGCTTGTGGATTGTTGAAGGAGATTGAAGGGATCGAGAGATCTGCTCGTTTTGTAAACGAATTGTGTGATTCGTTGCAGTTTCCATTGGCGGAAGAACAGGAATCGGAGGTGAGAAAGAGGGTGGAGGAAGTGGAGATGGTGTCTGAAGCTATTAAGAAAGGTCTGGATCCATTGGAGAAGCAAGTGAGAGACGTTTTTCATCGAATTGTGAGCAGTAGAACACAAGGACTCGATAAACGAAGCTATTAATTAAATCAAATCAATATATGTATAGAGAATATATTTAGGATATGAATTGTATTTGGAAATTCATGAACTATGTTCATGTTCATGTGTTCATCTCGTGTAgatgtatctcattaattattaatTCTCACGTTGAATGGCATGTATTTAGTTTAATATGCCATTAATGAGGTTTGATTTTGACATACAAACGGTTCTTATATGACATTAAGGTTTTAtttgtgtttgattttgatttttgatgcATATTTTAGGATTTGATTTTAATAACGATATGGTTTCTGATTTGTTAACTTGTTGATATTTGTATCTATTCTTGAGTTTTTACGATTTTTATTTGCAAAATAAAAAATTCACGATAAGACTAGATTGGACATGATATATGTAAAATTGATTGAAGTTTGCAAATTGCATAATATTAATCAATTTTATGGTGAGAGTCGTTGAAAGAAAAAAGGACAACTAGTTCCTCAATAATGTCTTGATACATTCATGTAAGGTTAATGTCTTAAATCTTAATACATTCATGTAGGTTTTTTTTTATCGTTAACTTGTTA encodes:
- the LOC111919507 gene encoding protein ROH1, producing the protein MASTDYQGSSSPSFTRFRRSILSMKRDPVIHEATSQEQEVEAFQRHVTQRFIDLSRVDSHEFLSLSWVSDLLDVFLCCQEEFKAILFNNQSYMSDKLVLDYFERSVKGLDVCNAIRDGIEQIRQWQKQLEIVSCALGNQRYLGEAQFRRAKKALIELTIGMIDDKQSNSAFAHRNRSFGKDPPNHQKSLKKFKSFSWSVSRSWSASKQLQAIGNNIVPPKTTDVIPVAVYTMNNVLLFVMWTLVAAIPCQDRGLQSHFNIPKNFNWGSPIISLHERILEESKKRGRRNACGLLKEIEGIERSARFVNELCDSLQFPLAEEQESEVRKRVEEVEMVSEAIKKGLDPLEKQVRDVFHRIVSSRTQGLDKRSY